One Alteromonas sp. KC3 DNA segment encodes these proteins:
- a CDS encoding LysR family transcriptional regulator, whose product MNSKLLRSLQVFVAVTDSGSMSVAARELHMTVSAISQQLRKLEQDIGLSLFNRNTRSLSLTEAGRIYYDTSKRMLETAHVAQQQIESLQDNPSGKINIIAPEGFGGGLLSEPLRTLCEAFPKLSLSLTLTDEPKDIIASCADLVLCFAPVSDTNFSSLELATWQRILCVSSSHPLASKTLITPEQLNEYTYISHRHIDTYTMEHKQHESYELDAQRIDVNSMQTLIQLTKDGVGYAVLPEPEIRHLLKSGEMKQLFCDWQLPDYTVYAVTPKRDLVPKKISAAITCLQELFEQI is encoded by the coding sequence ATGAATTCAAAACTTTTACGATCACTACAGGTGTTTGTTGCAGTCACCGATAGTGGCAGCATGAGTGTAGCCGCAAGAGAGTTACACATGACGGTTTCTGCAATAAGCCAACAGCTAAGAAAGCTAGAGCAAGATATCGGTCTAAGCTTGTTTAATCGCAATACCAGAAGCTTGAGTCTGACAGAAGCTGGGCGAATTTACTACGATACTAGCAAGCGAATGCTTGAAACGGCACACGTCGCACAACAGCAGATTGAAAGTCTGCAAGACAATCCATCTGGTAAAATCAATATTATTGCGCCAGAAGGGTTTGGCGGCGGGTTGCTAAGTGAGCCTTTGCGCACTTTATGCGAAGCATTTCCCAAACTTTCTCTGTCGTTAACGCTTACCGACGAACCCAAGGATATCATCGCATCGTGCGCCGATTTGGTACTGTGTTTTGCACCTGTTTCAGACACTAATTTTAGTAGTCTAGAGCTAGCAACATGGCAACGCATTTTATGTGTATCGTCATCACATCCGTTGGCTAGTAAAACACTCATAACGCCCGAACAACTTAACGAGTATACGTACATTTCGCACCGTCATATCGATACCTATACCATGGAGCACAAACAACACGAAAGTTACGAACTCGATGCACAGCGTATTGATGTCAACTCCATGCAAACCCTAATTCAACTAACGAAAGACGGGGTGGGTTATGCGGTGTTACCAGAACCAGAGATCCGTCACCTTCTTAAATCAGGTGAAATGAAACAACTGTTTTGTGACTGGCAATTGCCGGATTACACCGTGTATGCCGTTACACCAAAAAGAGACCTTGTCCCTAAAAAGATAAGCGCAGCAATTACCTGCTTACAAGAGTTGTTTGAGCAGATATAA
- a CDS encoding OmpP1/FadL family transporter, which translates to MKQQFSLRASVCLALATLASSSALAAGFQVNEHSANGLGRAMAGQAAKPENASILATNPAAIGVFKEAEFSASASFIDPNVDIDGAVTYNLGDTVVSASPAAEDNIADTAIVPSFFYVSPINDKLSAGVGVFTTYGLRSDYSDDFGALHFADTAEVKTVTLNPAVSYKVNKQLMVGFGLNITYAEAEIGSGVSNTLAGTVAGLAPTAEALGITLPTLTPGASLFSMEGDDWGYGWNAGIFWQPTDMTNIALSYRAETKLELEGAVSSQTPIFPINLNQPGSLDLNLAATTELAIDQKIDSQWSVQASVVFTDWSTFEKLEANLEDGVDFLIKEENFDDSWRAAIGVTYALNDEITLRAGYAYDDGVVSVENRSLSIPDTDRQWFSGGLTYTMSDDTSIDVAYVFIDGREAKIDKDRTILSNVLPGTDFTTNFSGTQSATAHILSVQLNTRF; encoded by the coding sequence ATGAAGCAACAGTTTTCTTTACGTGCCTCAGTATGCTTAGCGCTAGCTACTTTAGCCTCTTCATCTGCGCTAGCTGCTGGTTTTCAAGTTAATGAACACAGTGCAAATGGCCTTGGTCGCGCTATGGCCGGCCAAGCGGCTAAGCCAGAGAATGCCTCTATTCTTGCAACTAACCCCGCTGCTATTGGTGTATTTAAAGAAGCTGAATTCAGTGCATCTGCAAGCTTTATTGACCCAAATGTAGATATCGATGGTGCAGTAACATACAACCTAGGTGACACAGTAGTAAGCGCAAGCCCAGCAGCGGAAGACAACATCGCTGATACAGCAATTGTGCCAAGCTTTTTCTATGTTTCTCCTATTAATGACAAGCTCTCTGCTGGTGTAGGCGTATTTACAACCTACGGTCTTCGTTCAGACTACTCAGATGATTTTGGAGCGCTTCATTTCGCTGACACGGCAGAAGTAAAAACGGTAACGTTAAACCCTGCTGTTTCTTACAAAGTAAACAAGCAGCTTATGGTTGGCTTTGGTTTAAACATTACCTATGCAGAAGCTGAGATTGGCTCTGGCGTATCCAATACACTAGCAGGCACAGTTGCTGGCTTAGCGCCGACAGCAGAAGCATTAGGCATTACCCTACCAACACTTACCCCAGGTGCTTCACTATTTAGCATGGAAGGGGATGATTGGGGCTACGGCTGGAATGCAGGTATTTTCTGGCAGCCAACTGATATGACAAATATTGCGCTTTCATACCGCGCAGAAACTAAGCTTGAGCTGGAAGGTGCGGTGTCATCACAAACACCTATTTTCCCTATTAACCTTAATCAGCCTGGTAGCCTAGATTTAAACCTTGCGGCAACGACTGAATTAGCTATTGATCAAAAAATTGATAGCCAGTGGTCTGTACAAGCAAGCGTGGTGTTCACAGATTGGAGCACATTTGAAAAGCTTGAAGCTAACCTAGAAGATGGCGTTGACTTCCTTATTAAAGAAGAGAACTTCGACGACTCTTGGCGTGCGGCTATCGGTGTGACTTATGCCTTGAATGACGAGATTACACTTCGTGCTGGCTATGCGTATGACGATGGTGTGGTGTCAGTAGAGAATCGCTCTTTAAGTATTCCTGATACTGACCGCCAGTGGTTCTCTGGTGGTTTGACGTATACGATGAGTGACGACACTTCAATTGATGTAGCGTACGTGTTTATTGATGGCCGCGAAGCGAAAATCGACAAAGACAGAACGATTTTAAGTAACGTTCTACCAGGCACTGACTTTACGACTAACTTTTCTGGTACTCAGTCAGCAACTGCTCATATTCTTAGCGTACAGCTAAATACACGCTTCTAA